The following proteins come from a genomic window of Amaranthus tricolor cultivar Red isolate AtriRed21 chromosome 14, ASM2621246v1, whole genome shotgun sequence:
- the LOC130799275 gene encoding protein MAIN-LIKE 1-like, whose translation MSDELYRVLPGTPLGRLPYIMHQHIDSALITAFVERWQPDTNTFHMPWGEMTIMLHDVQRILGIGIDGSLPVQPSDNEWQLGLAGLFGMPLSELRAKGHFTSGSINVGALLQLCHRSQSMDTQRTAYYMAIVGSTLLVDKTRVGMRPHPVVTVTADEADIAWGAVTLAHMYRQLGMATRTGCKTIAGCLTLLQTWIYEYFPAFRPHPRQADMPNKTRAEMWSPPKPIRELSRLIDCRSILDAMTEAQVEWTPYLTYDRSLLNEHPRTSYIGGITCFDIVEVYLPERTVRQLGFAQEIPPAPLRPTQALRPAQGSYSVTFASSCMFTEMWSRFPYCARVVEQAQRRASVPSEAAPDYVDWFRVSSHCFLIPGEGPAAAFGAADNRVEYFAAEFPTRLAPLLRMPAIAQMTPRERDAADCI comes from the exons atgtctgatgaatTGTACAGAGTGTTACCTGGTACTCCCCTTGGTCGGCTGccgtatataatgcaccagcacatcgacagtgctctcattacggcatttgtggaaaggtggcagcctgacacgaacaccttccacatgccgtggggggagatgaccataatgttgcacgacgtgcaacgcatcttgggaattggcattgacggttcacttcccgTGCAACCGTCTGATAATGAATGGCAGCTTGGCCTGGCCGGCCTTTTTGGTATGCCATTGTCGGAGCTGCGTGCGAAGGGGCACTTCACAAGCGGCAGCATTAATGTTGGTGcactgttgcagctatgccaccgttctcagtctaTGGATACTCAACGTAccgcctactacatggctatagtaggttccacgttgctcgtggataagactagagtcgggatgcgTCCTCACCCTGTTGTTACTGTTACCGCTGATGAGGCTGATattgcttggggtgcagtgacgcttgctcacatgtatcgccaactgggtatggcgacaaggactgggtgcaagactattgctggttgcctgacactgttgcagacatggatttacgagtacttcccagccttccgcccccatccGCGTCAAGCTGACATGCCGAACAAGACAAGGGCAGAGATGTGGTCCCCGCCGAAGCCAATCCGCGAGCTGAGCAGACTGATAGACTGTAGGAGCATACTGGATGCCATGACAGAGgcacag GTGGAGTGGACTCCGTACTTGACTTATGATAGGTCtttattgaacgagcacccacgTACCTCGTATATCGGTGGTATCACCTGTTTCGATATCGTGGAGGTCtatttgcctgagaggacagtgAGGCAGCTCGGTTTTGCACAGGAGATTCCCCCGGCTCCGctgagacctacccaagctcTGCGACCAGCACAGGGCTCCTACTCAGTTACATTCGCTTCTTCCTGTATGTTTACggagatgtggagtaggttcccttaCTGTGCCCGCGTAGTGGAGCAGGCACAGCGTCGCGCatcggttccatcagaggctgcccCGGATTACGTggactggtttagagtgtcttccCACTGTTTTCTTATCCCAGGTGAAGGACCTGCTGCTGCGTTTGGTGCTGCTGATAACAGAGTCGAATAT TTTGCTGCTGAATTTCCAACTCGACTTGCACCATTGCTCAGGATGCCAGCTATTGCTCAAATGACGCCTCGGGAAAGAGATGCTGCTGATTGTATTTAG
- the LOC130799274 gene encoding uncharacterized protein LOC130799274, whose amino-acid sequence MAYQDVHDNDPGQLSSGRSSSRSHQSSVGINFSFNLSDGAAGRDFSLFPWPDHIPFILPPYLFDWIDVIGDGNCGFRAIAATELGGEEAWPLLRRAMSLEMETHREQYARLYLSADSVEEAIFRVGAHNKGPAPYDHWLEATTLYSAATFLNIAIAYYGSADGHPMYNLPPVQQNWRAANNSCADLERQYRNRISLWSRMCNIQRQQHNNTAGDAVNLDSP is encoded by the exons ggcCAGTTATCCAGTGGTAGATCAAGCAGCCGGTCGCATCAatcgtcagttggaattaacttcagtttcaacttatcag ATGGTGcagcaggtcgtgatttttcactttttccgtgGCCAGATCACATTCCATTTATTCTTCCGCCATatctgtttgattggattgatgttataggtgacggtaattgtggatttagagctattgccgccacagagttagggggtgaggaagcatggcctctgttacgacgtgcaatgagtttggaaatggaaacGCATAGAGAACAATATGCACGCTTATATTTATCAGCAGATTCGGTGGAGGAAGCTATATTCAGAGTTGGTGCCCATAATAAAGGACCTGCTCCGTACGATCACTGGTTGGAAGCGACAACACTGTATTCTGCAGCAACATTTTTAAACATAGCAATTGCGTATTATGGCTCTGCGGATGGTCATCCAATGTACAATT tGCCGCCAGTCCAACAAAATTGGAGAGCAGCTAACAATTCATGTGCAGATTTAGAAAGACAATATCGTAATAGGATATCACTTTGGAGTAGAATGTGCAACATACAACGACAACAGCATAATAACACCGCTGGAGACGCGGTGAATTTAGATTCTCCATAg
- the LOC130799276 gene encoding uncharacterized protein LOC130799276 has translation MAGNQGKGKGFFRGLLSGNRSRPTLLRGDPHERGVTGSARRARQEQAAIHSQAQRSSTLEQVRSRFERQSSLHSHTVGSGDDDTDYDESLSREESLGQDESACHPVDWTIVRGHAVKFKSRGQGSSGTSDQAGVSQAEDAAPRGGGDRSPRTRTG, from the coding sequence atggctggaaatcaaggtaaaggaaaagggttttttagaggtttattaagcggcaatagatctaggcctactttactgagaggtgatccccatgagaggggggttacgggatctgcaaggcgagcaaggcaagaacaagcggccatacatagtcaggcccaacgttcaagtaccctagagcaagtgcgtagtcgctttgagcgccaaagtagcctacatagtcatacggtcggctcaggtgacgatgatactgattacgacgagtctcttagtcgggaagagtctcttggtcaggatgagtctgcatgtcatcctgttgattggacgATCGTAAGAGGCCATGCTGTTAAGTTCAAGAGTAGAGGGCAGGGCTCGAGTGGCACTTCTGATCAGGCAGGAGTAAGCCAGgctgaggatgcggctccacggggaGGAGGCGATCGCAGTCCGCGGACACGGACTGGTTAA